A region from the Pelagovum pacificum genome encodes:
- a CDS encoding multicopper oxidase family protein, with protein sequence MKMTRRTFCAGLAAVPVARLAHAQDTSLLRAQAATAQLAPDGYPATPVWSYNGTIPGPVIRAAQGSRLERRLMNTLEVPTSVHWHGIRIDNAMDGVAGLTQDAVPPGESFDYTFDLPDAGTYWYHAHTSSMEQVARGLSGALIIEEATPPDVDRDEVLMIDDWLLDPDTGLFVDDFAAPMTRSHGGRIGNLVGVNGRHDYRLPARQNERLRLRLINAANARIFGLKLEGLTGWTVALDGMPLGAPEPLVDTLVIAPAQRMDLIVDVTAEDGEAAGLFFAAADDSWRVLAEVSVEGRAASGPRGAPRALPRNPRMEVVGVDAALVLEMPLQGGAMRGLESATFNGQRLSWQELVQQGQFWALAGQAGPGETPLVSLSRGETARIRMTNDTIFPHAMHLHGLHFSVRKEDGSLGPLRDTVLVMAGETTEIAFVADNPGKWLLHCHMLGHAASGMTNWIRVI encoded by the coding sequence ATGAAGATGACGCGCCGCACCTTCTGCGCAGGTCTTGCCGCCGTTCCAGTGGCACGCCTTGCACATGCTCAAGATACTTCGCTCCTGAGAGCCCAGGCGGCCACTGCGCAGCTTGCCCCGGATGGCTATCCGGCAACGCCGGTTTGGAGCTATAATGGTACGATTCCAGGTCCGGTCATTCGCGCCGCTCAGGGCAGCCGGTTGGAGCGACGGCTGATGAACACGCTGGAGGTTCCGACCTCGGTTCACTGGCATGGCATTCGTATCGATAATGCCATGGATGGTGTCGCTGGGCTGACACAGGACGCGGTGCCACCCGGTGAGAGCTTCGACTACACTTTCGATCTGCCCGATGCGGGGACCTACTGGTATCACGCCCATACCAGCTCGATGGAGCAGGTCGCGCGGGGCCTTTCCGGAGCCCTGATCATCGAAGAGGCGACGCCGCCGGATGTGGACCGCGACGAGGTCCTGATGATCGACGACTGGTTGCTGGACCCCGACACGGGCCTGTTCGTCGATGATTTCGCAGCGCCGATGACGCGCAGCCACGGAGGCCGGATCGGCAACCTCGTGGGGGTGAACGGGCGCCATGATTACAGGCTTCCGGCCCGGCAGAACGAGCGGCTGCGGTTGCGGCTAATCAACGCGGCCAATGCCCGGATCTTCGGTCTGAAGCTGGAGGGGCTGACTGGCTGGACGGTGGCGCTCGACGGGATGCCGCTCGGCGCGCCGGAACCGTTGGTGGATACGCTTGTGATTGCACCTGCACAACGCATGGACCTGATCGTCGATGTCACCGCCGAGGACGGGGAAGCCGCGGGACTTTTCTTTGCCGCGGCGGATGATAGCTGGCGCGTACTTGCTGAAGTCTCTGTCGAAGGACGTGCCGCGTCAGGGCCTCGCGGTGCGCCTCGGGCCTTGCCCCGCAATCCGCGCATGGAAGTCGTGGGCGTCGACGCCGCGCTTGTGCTTGAAATGCCGCTACAGGGCGGTGCGATGCGCGGCTTGGAAAGCGCCACCTTCAACGGACAAAGGCTGAGCTGGCAGGAGTTGGTGCAGCAAGGACAGTTCTGGGCCCTGGCCGGGCAGGCCGGGCCGGGAGAGACGCCTCTTGTCAGCCTGTCGCGCGGGGAGACAGCGCGCATCCGCATGACCAATGACACGATCTTCCCGCACGCGATGCACCTGCACGGGCTACATTTCAGCGTGCGCAAGGAAGACGGAAGCCTTGGTCCGCTGCGTGACACGGTTCTGGTCATGGCAGGCGAGACGACAGAGATCGCCTTCGTTGCGGACAACCCGGGAAAGTGGCTGTTGCATTGTCACATGCTGGGGCACGCAGCTTCGGGCATGACGAACTGGATCAGGGTCATATGA
- a CDS encoding glutaredoxin family protein, whose translation MPKDTTKTAILYRMVMPEHTCPFGLKSKDLLERRGYVVEDHHLKNKDETEAFKRKHDVKTTPQTFIDGDRVGGHDDLRIFLGIDPPKEEQSDTTYRPVIAIFSVCALLALGLAWHQYGTILTWQSFQWFISLSMTVLAIQKLQDVEQFSTMFLNYDLLAKRWVPYGKIYPYGEALSGILMTASVLTWISAPVALFIGTIGAVSVFKAVYIDKRELKCACVGGESNVPLGFISLTENLMMMVMGLWMGLRALGV comes from the coding sequence ATGCCAAAAGATACCACGAAAACCGCCATTCTCTACCGCATGGTCATGCCCGAGCACACATGCCCCTTCGGCCTCAAATCCAAGGATTTGCTGGAGCGCAGAGGCTATGTCGTTGAGGATCACCACCTGAAGAACAAGGACGAGACCGAGGCCTTCAAGCGCAAGCATGACGTCAAGACGACACCCCAGACTTTCATCGACGGGGACCGGGTAGGGGGGCATGACGATCTGCGCATCTTCCTCGGGATCGACCCGCCCAAGGAAGAACAGAGCGACACGACCTACCGGCCTGTCATCGCGATCTTTTCAGTCTGTGCCCTGCTGGCGCTCGGGCTGGCATGGCACCAATACGGGACGATCCTGACTTGGCAGAGCTTCCAGTGGTTCATCTCGCTGTCGATGACGGTGCTTGCGATTCAGAAGCTTCAGGACGTCGAGCAGTTCTCGACCATGTTCCTGAACTATGACCTTCTGGCGAAACGCTGGGTGCCCTACGGCAAGATCTACCCCTACGGTGAGGCGCTGTCTGGCATCCTGATGACTGCAAGCGTCCTGACATGGATTTCCGCGCCCGTTGCCCTTTTCATCGGGACCATTGGGGCCGTCAGCGTGTTCAAGGCCGTCTACATCGATAAGCGCGAGTTGAAATGTGCCTGCGTTGGCGGGGAGTCGAACGTACCGCTCGG
- a CDS encoding MerR family transcriptional regulator, which yields MLTIGKLGEAAGVKVPTIRYYEQIGLLPEPDRSAGNQRLYGQSALDRLAFIRHARELGFPLDAIRDLLSLSDRPDQSCAAADVIARAQLAEVESRLARLTALKGELERMVVQCAGGRIADCRVIEVLGDHSLCATDHQHPESEAAS from the coding sequence ATGCTCACCATCGGAAAATTGGGCGAAGCGGCCGGCGTGAAGGTTCCGACGATCCGCTACTACGAGCAGATCGGGCTCCTGCCGGAGCCAGATCGCAGTGCCGGGAACCAGCGGCTCTATGGGCAGTCGGCACTGGATCGGCTAGCCTTCATCCGCCATGCGCGGGAGCTCGGTTTTCCGCTGGACGCTATCCGAGACCTTCTGAGTCTCTCTGACAGACCCGATCAATCCTGCGCAGCCGCCGATGTCATCGCCAGGGCGCAGCTGGCCGAGGTTGAAAGCCGCCTTGCGCGCCTGACTGCGCTGAAAGGCGAACTTGAGCGCATGGTCGTGCAATGTGCAGGCGGTCGGATTGCCGATTGCCGGGTCATTGAAGTTCTGGGCGACCATTCGCTTTGCGCAACCGATCACCAGCATCCGGAGAGCGAGGCGGCATCGTGA
- a CDS encoding YnfA family protein translates to MNAPGTLAIYIGAALAEIAGCFAVWAWMRQGASALWLVPGLLSLAVFAWLLTLAPSDFAGRAYAAYGGVYIAASLLWLWLIEKQRPDTWDLTGAAICLAGAAVILLAPRAAGG, encoded by the coding sequence GTGAACGCACCCGGCACCCTCGCCATCTACATCGGTGCCGCTCTGGCCGAGATTGCGGGCTGCTTTGCGGTCTGGGCATGGATGCGGCAAGGCGCGAGCGCGCTCTGGCTGGTCCCCGGCCTCCTGAGCCTGGCCGTCTTCGCTTGGCTCCTGACCCTTGCCCCCTCCGATTTTGCGGGGCGGGCCTACGCAGCTTATGGCGGGGTCTATATCGCAGCCTCGCTCCTCTGGCTGTGGCTCATCGAGAAGCAGCGCCCGGACACTTGGGACCTGACAGGTGCCGCAATCTGCCTCGCCGGTGCGGCCGTCATCCTGTTGGCGCCGAGGGCGGCTGGTGGATGA
- a CDS encoding multicopper oxidase family protein, translating to MNMLSRRGFLAASAAAIGAAHLPRIAFAQGVAPISLSAATRTLDIDGRAATVFGLAGPGGQGLILDPGQRFRVDLTNDLDVGTIIHWHGQIPPNAQDGVPDMPMPLLAPGETRSYDFEARPGTHWMHSHVPTQEMQLLAAPLIVRSAEDVAADRQDVVMFLHDFSFKAPEEVLAEIGAGHGGGHGAGHGAGALPDQGAPMGGMGAMQGMDHGAMGHGATGGMPMGNMPGMGGMMGMGGQMGGMAMDLNDYDWDAYLANDRTLSDPEVVRVERGGRIRLRVINAAAATVFWIDTGAAEARLVAVDGHAVQPIAGSRFGLAMGQRLDIEIDLPNEGGAWPIIALREGARERTGLILATQGAEVQRLDAVAESEAPAFDTDLAQEARLVALNALPDRPVDRSQMLMLGGSMQPYLWTINGAVWGQHQPITARSGERVVLSFHNMSMMAHPMHLHGHVFQVVGLNGRRVAGALRDTVHVPPMSRVDVALDAGEAARWMLHCHHMPHLASGMMTEFAVTASV from the coding sequence ATGAACATGCTTTCTCGACGCGGCTTTCTTGCCGCAAGTGCGGCCGCCATTGGCGCTGCACACTTGCCCCGCATCGCCTTCGCGCAAGGGGTGGCGCCGATCAGCCTCTCCGCTGCGACGCGCACGCTCGACATCGACGGTCGCGCTGCCACGGTCTTCGGGCTTGCCGGCCCCGGCGGTCAGGGACTGATCCTCGACCCCGGCCAGAGGTTCCGGGTCGATCTGACCAACGACCTGGACGTCGGTACCATCATCCACTGGCACGGACAGATCCCGCCCAACGCGCAGGACGGTGTGCCGGACATGCCGATGCCCCTCCTCGCACCGGGTGAAACCCGATCCTACGACTTCGAGGCACGGCCCGGCACGCACTGGATGCACAGCCATGTGCCCACCCAGGAGATGCAGCTGCTCGCCGCGCCGCTGATCGTGCGCTCGGCCGAGGACGTTGCTGCCGACCGGCAAGACGTCGTGATGTTCCTTCATGACTTCTCCTTCAAGGCCCCCGAGGAGGTTCTGGCCGAGATCGGCGCAGGTCATGGCGGCGGGCACGGCGCGGGCCATGGTGCCGGTGCATTGCCCGATCAGGGCGCTCCCATGGGAGGCATGGGGGCGATGCAGGGCATGGATCACGGGGCCATGGGCCATGGCGCCACGGGCGGCATGCCGATGGGCAACATGCCCGGAATGGGCGGGATGATGGGTATGGGCGGCCAGATGGGCGGCATGGCCATGGACCTGAACGACTATGACTGGGACGCCTATCTCGCCAACGACCGGACACTGTCGGACCCGGAGGTAGTGCGGGTCGAGCGCGGCGGGCGTATCCGGCTCCGGGTCATCAACGCCGCAGCGGCGACGGTGTTCTGGATCGACACCGGGGCGGCCGAGGCGCGGCTGGTCGCGGTGGACGGGCACGCCGTCCAGCCTATCGCGGGCTCGCGGTTTGGGCTGGCGATGGGCCAGCGGCTGGACATCGAGATCGACCTGCCGAACGAGGGCGGCGCCTGGCCGATCATTGCGCTACGCGAAGGGGCGCGGGAGCGCACCGGGCTCATCCTCGCCACGCAGGGCGCCGAGGTCCAGCGCCTCGATGCCGTGGCGGAGTCTGAAGCGCCCGCTTTCGACACCGATCTGGCGCAGGAGGCGCGCCTGGTCGCGCTGAATGCCCTGCCGGACCGGCCGGTGGATCGCAGCCAGATGCTTATGCTGGGCGGTTCGATGCAGCCCTATCTCTGGACGATCAACGGGGCTGTCTGGGGCCAGCACCAGCCGATCACCGCTCGCAGCGGCGAGCGCGTCGTACTGTCGTTCCACAACATGTCGATGATGGCCCACCCGATGCATCTGCACGGCCATGTGTTCCAGGTCGTCGGGTTGAACGGGCGACGCGTTGCCGGTGCGCTGCGCGACACGGTTCATGTGCCGCCGATGTCCAGGGTCGACGTCGCGCTCGATGCAGGCGAAGCCGCCCGCTGGATGCTGCACTGTCACCACATGCCGCACCTCGCCTCGGGCATGATGACCGAGTTCGCGGTCACTGCTTCGGTCTGA
- a CDS encoding heavy metal translocating P-type ATPase — translation MTANDSATYEWTVSGMDCASCAGKVRGAVERLPGVSDVDVALMTERLRLTLDEGQTPRNQIEAIVKRLGYGIAAKGSSPDRKGFVLPDDEQASRADGSRDAAGLEPNAGSTGPESGPGPGSRWYQTAKGRLVIGTGLLLAAAWAVKLLASQDVATWAFILATLIGVAPIARRAVASARAGMPFTIEMLMTIAASGALVIDAAEEAALVVFLFAVGEVLEGVAANKARDGIRALARLVPKTAILEIGGRTRVIPADQLQVDQIVLVRPGDRVPADGEVIEGTSGVDESAVTGESVPKLKEPGASVFAGSINSEAALRVRVTKSAEDNTIARIIRLVEEAESARAPTERFIDRFSRIYMPAVVGVAVLVAIVPPLAFGQGWDTWIYRALALLLIGCPCALVISVPASIASALSSGARRGLLMKGGAVIEAAAATTHVAFDKTGTLTHGRPRVTDVVPISGSETEVLALAAAVEAGSSHPLAEAILSRAEAAGAPFLAATAAKALPGKGAEAVVEGETAWVGSPRFAGERGVLDDHALRAVVGMEDEGKTVVAVFRRSQLVGLVALRDEPREDAARAVQQLKALGIASVMLTGDNRRTAAAISAGLGIDHRAELMPEGKVAAIREMTARDRVMMVGDGINDAPALATAHIGVAMGSGTDVALETADAAILRNRVTDVAGKIRLARAAMANIRQNVAIALGLKAVFLVTTILGITGLWIAILADTGATVLVTLNALRLLAFDPEREA, via the coding sequence ATGACGGCGAACGACAGTGCAACCTACGAATGGACGGTTTCCGGGATGGACTGTGCGTCGTGCGCCGGCAAGGTCCGGGGTGCGGTCGAACGCCTGCCTGGCGTGAGCGACGTCGATGTGGCGCTGATGACCGAGCGGCTTCGGCTGACTCTGGATGAAGGGCAGACCCCTCGCAACCAGATCGAAGCAATCGTCAAGCGGCTCGGCTACGGGATCGCGGCGAAAGGATCGAGCCCCGATCGGAAAGGCTTCGTGCTGCCGGACGATGAGCAAGCGTCCCGTGCGGACGGCTCGCGAGATGCCGCAGGACTCGAGCCCAACGCTGGATCGACAGGGCCCGAGAGCGGTCCCGGGCCCGGTTCGCGTTGGTATCAGACCGCGAAGGGCAGACTGGTGATCGGCACCGGTCTCCTCCTCGCGGCGGCATGGGCCGTGAAACTGCTCGCCTCCCAGGATGTGGCAACGTGGGCATTCATCCTCGCGACGCTCATTGGTGTCGCCCCTATCGCACGCCGCGCCGTCGCGTCCGCCAGAGCGGGGATGCCGTTCACGATCGAGATGCTGATGACAATCGCCGCCAGCGGCGCGCTCGTCATCGACGCCGCCGAGGAAGCGGCGCTCGTCGTCTTCCTCTTCGCCGTCGGGGAGGTTCTCGAAGGTGTTGCGGCGAACAAGGCCCGCGACGGGATCCGGGCGCTCGCTCGTCTGGTACCGAAGACCGCGATCCTGGAGATCGGCGGCCGGACTCGGGTGATACCAGCCGACCAGCTGCAGGTGGACCAGATCGTTCTGGTGCGCCCGGGAGACCGGGTCCCGGCAGATGGCGAAGTTATCGAGGGCACCTCGGGCGTCGATGAGAGCGCCGTCACGGGCGAGAGTGTGCCGAAGCTGAAGGAACCCGGTGCCTCCGTCTTTGCCGGCTCCATCAATTCCGAGGCGGCGCTGCGTGTTCGGGTCACCAAGTCGGCCGAGGACAACACCATTGCCCGTATCATCCGGCTGGTCGAGGAAGCGGAAAGCGCCCGGGCCCCGACCGAGCGCTTCATAGACCGTTTCAGCCGCATCTACATGCCGGCCGTCGTCGGAGTTGCGGTGCTGGTGGCCATCGTCCCGCCCCTCGCGTTCGGGCAAGGCTGGGATACGTGGATCTACCGGGCGCTCGCGCTTCTCCTGATCGGATGCCCCTGCGCGCTGGTGATCTCGGTACCGGCTTCCATCGCCTCTGCGCTTTCTTCAGGCGCGCGTCGCGGGCTGCTGATGAAAGGAGGCGCCGTGATCGAGGCCGCGGCGGCCACCACGCATGTCGCATTCGACAAGACCGGAACCCTGACCCACGGACGGCCGCGCGTCACGGACGTGGTGCCGATCTCGGGATCGGAGACAGAGGTGCTGGCGCTGGCTGCCGCCGTCGAAGCGGGGTCGAGCCATCCTCTGGCGGAGGCGATCCTGTCCCGCGCGGAAGCTGCGGGAGCGCCGTTCCTGGCCGCGACCGCCGCCAAAGCGCTTCCGGGCAAAGGGGCCGAAGCAGTCGTTGAGGGTGAAACCGCCTGGGTGGGCTCTCCACGGTTCGCCGGGGAGCGCGGTGTGTTGGACGACCACGCGCTCCGGGCGGTGGTCGGCATGGAAGATGAAGGCAAGACAGTCGTCGCGGTCTTCCGCCGGAGCCAGTTGGTCGGACTCGTAGCGCTCCGGGACGAACCCCGAGAGGATGCCGCCCGCGCGGTGCAGCAACTCAAGGCGCTTGGCATCGCGTCTGTGATGCTGACCGGCGACAACCGGCGCACGGCAGCAGCCATTTCCGCTGGGCTGGGCATTGACCATCGCGCCGAATTGATGCCCGAAGGCAAGGTCGCGGCGATCCGTGAGATGACCGCCAGGGACCGCGTGATGATGGTGGGCGACGGCATCAACGATGCCCCTGCGCTCGCCACCGCCCACATCGGAGTTGCCATGGGCTCCGGAACGGACGTCGCGCTTGAAACCGCCGACGCCGCGATCCTGCGCAATCGCGTGACCGATGTGGCCGGCAAGATTCGCCTTGCTCGCGCAGCCATGGCGAACATCAGGCAAAATGTGGCGATCGCGCTCGGCCTTAAGGCGGTGTTTCTGGTGACGACGATCCTCGGCATTACCGGGCTGTGGATCGCGATCCTTGCAGATACCGGCGCGACGGTGCTCGTCACACTGAACGCGCTGCGGCTTCTTGCGTTTGATCCGGAACGTGAGGCCTGA
- a CDS encoding sensor histidine kinase: MSKIDHSREHLAAIVEGSDDAIITKDLNSIIKSWNGGAERLFGYSANEVIGQPITILFPEDRLDEEVDFIARLRRGERIANYETTRRRKDGSFVPISLTVSPVRDASGTVIGASKIARDITRQRQAEEQQQLLLAEMRHRVANSFAIASALLSISARQVDSVTELVPLMRDRLSALSTAHSLSMRNSSPAGDADRTTLSELLQSVLRAFADVNALNIEVEEVCLPGEAVTPLALIFYELATNAMKYGGLSHPGGKLEIRSERREHQLILLWKESFGPETRTAAEERSGFGSSMIDNTIRFYLNGDIERSLTDKNLSVILKLDPQKVAMPATLGAAERTPTG; encoded by the coding sequence ATGAGCAAGATCGATCATTCGAGAGAACACCTCGCCGCCATCGTCGAAGGGTCCGATGATGCGATCATCACCAAAGATCTCAACAGCATCATAAAGAGCTGGAATGGGGGCGCGGAGCGGCTCTTTGGCTACTCGGCCAACGAAGTCATCGGTCAACCCATCACCATCCTCTTTCCCGAAGATCGACTGGATGAAGAGGTTGATTTTATTGCGAGGCTGCGTCGAGGCGAGCGTATCGCAAACTATGAGACCACCCGCCGCAGGAAGGACGGCAGCTTCGTACCGATTTCGCTGACCGTCTCACCGGTTCGAGATGCAAGTGGGACTGTGATCGGTGCCTCGAAGATCGCACGTGACATCACGCGTCAGCGCCAAGCTGAGGAGCAGCAGCAACTGCTGCTGGCCGAGATGCGGCACCGCGTCGCCAACAGCTTTGCTATTGCCAGTGCCTTGCTGAGCATCAGCGCTCGACAGGTTGATAGCGTGACCGAATTGGTTCCGCTCATGCGGGACCGCCTGTCGGCCCTGTCTACTGCGCATTCCCTTTCCATGCGGAATTCTAGTCCGGCCGGCGATGCTGACCGGACGACCTTGTCCGAGCTCCTCCAGTCGGTTCTCCGCGCCTTCGCGGATGTGAACGCGTTGAATATTGAGGTCGAGGAGGTATGCTTGCCGGGTGAGGCCGTCACCCCGCTCGCCCTGATATTTTATGAACTTGCTACCAATGCGATGAAATACGGCGGGCTGTCCCACCCAGGGGGAAAACTGGAGATTCGAAGTGAACGGCGAGAACATCAACTGATCCTTCTTTGGAAGGAGTCGTTTGGCCCAGAGACGCGAACAGCTGCTGAAGAAAGAAGCGGATTCGGCTCCTCGATGATCGACAACACGATCCGCTTCTATCTGAATGGCGATATCGAACGGAGCTTAACCGACAAAAATCTATCGGTGATCCTGAAACTCGATCCTCAAAAAGTCGCTATGCCCGCAACCTTGGGCGCGGCGGAACGTACACCGACAGGGTAA
- a CDS encoding ion channel, translating into MAAIWSRTTTGLLAVRGVKPNSKERPQAAIMVAFVGLLALHTIEILAFAAVYRALQGWGVGGFDGSYDPCWSGLIYFSGVNFATLGYTQIEATGPIRMVNMMQSLGGFMVLTWSATFL; encoded by the coding sequence GTGGCCGCCATCTGGTCGCGCACCACTACGGGGCTATTGGCCGTCCGGGGCGTGAAGCCGAACTCGAAAGAGAGACCGCAGGCGGCGATCATGGTGGCGTTCGTCGGGCTGCTCGCGCTCCACACGATTGAAATCCTGGCTTTCGCCGCAGTCTACAGGGCGCTGCAGGGCTGGGGCGTGGGAGGCTTCGACGGCAGCTACGACCCATGCTGGAGCGGCCTGATCTACTTCTCCGGCGTCAACTTCGCCACGCTCGGGTACACGCAGATCGAGGCAACCGGGCCGATACGGATGGTCAACATGATGCAGTCGCTCGGCGGCTTCATGGTGCTGACCTGGTCGGCGACGTTCCTCTAA
- a CDS encoding DUF6692 family protein — MAYSRFFLMIAVSTVLMFGLMYLNTYLVGHVFWSETRAYMALVMGALMAFVMLAFMLGMYKNHALNIAIFASSVIVFAGALWLVRSQVTVQDRAYMRAMIPHHSIAIMTSSRAEITDRRVRTLADDIIYAQDKEIAEMRYLIADISATGEAIPAGDKPAAELKSAQDALSSEVVSKVDPEFLTQADIAEVFSERAACSFTYTETSPPVFVSGGGTALVKISGDLVRLDGAEESFTADPIRIQVRDTEDDSLQDFIISAGPDYEAGFRGQYTCTN; from the coding sequence ATGGCCTATTCCCGCTTTTTCCTGATGATTGCCGTTTCCACGGTCCTAATGTTCGGGCTGATGTACCTGAACACCTATCTGGTCGGCCATGTCTTCTGGTCAGAGACCCGCGCCTACATGGCACTTGTCATGGGGGCGCTAATGGCCTTCGTCATGCTGGCCTTCATGCTGGGCATGTACAAGAACCACGCGCTGAACATCGCGATCTTCGCGAGCTCGGTCATCGTGTTCGCGGGGGCGCTCTGGCTGGTGCGTAGCCAAGTGACGGTGCAGGACCGCGCCTACATGCGGGCGATGATTCCGCACCATTCGATAGCCATCATGACCTCGTCCCGCGCGGAAATCACCGATCGCAGGGTACGCACCTTGGCGGATGACATCATCTATGCTCAGGACAAGGAAATCGCGGAGATGCGTTATCTGATCGCGGACATATCGGCGACTGGAGAGGCAATCCCCGCCGGGGACAAACCGGCGGCCGAGTTGAAATCCGCTCAGGATGCCCTGTCCAGCGAGGTTGTTTCCAAGGTCGATCCGGAGTTCCTGACGCAGGCAGATATCGCCGAAGTCTTTTCGGAACGCGCCGCGTGCAGCTTCACTTACACCGAAACAAGCCCGCCCGTATTCGTGTCGGGGGGCGGCACTGCCCTGGTCAAGATCAGCGGGGACCTTGTCCGGCTCGATGGCGCGGAAGAAAGCTTTACGGCTGACCCGATCAGGATTCAGGTGCGCGATACGGAAGATGACAGCCTTCAGGACTTCATCATCAGCGCGGGCCCTGACTACGAGGCCGGTTTCCGCGGTCAGTACACCTGCACGAATTGA
- a CDS encoding c-type cytochrome, which translates to MKKALRNTVVIGLVVGGVILAVFAGWRYAGTASTAVASADIIAQGRQIYADQCAACHGAELEGQPGWRSPLPSGRLPAPPHDASGHTWHHPDDVLFRIVREGTAAVVGGGYESDMPGFADVLSDADIRAVLDYIKSTWPERERRYQERVSEAN; encoded by the coding sequence TTGAAAAAAGCTCTCCGAAATACTGTCGTGATCGGTCTGGTCGTCGGAGGTGTGATCCTCGCGGTCTTTGCTGGCTGGCGTTATGCCGGTACCGCATCCACCGCCGTTGCGTCGGCGGACATCATCGCGCAAGGACGCCAGATCTATGCGGATCAGTGCGCCGCCTGCCACGGCGCGGAACTGGAGGGCCAGCCGGGCTGGCGCTCGCCGCTTCCGTCCGGCCGGTTGCCGGCGCCACCCCACGACGCCAGCGGCCACACCTGGCACCATCCTGACGATGTCCTGTTCCGCATCGTTAGGGAAGGCACCGCCGCCGTGGTCGGCGGCGGATACGAGAGCGACATGCCCGGCTTCGCAGACGTGCTGAGCGACGCGGACATCCGCGCCGTTCTCGACTACATCAAGAGCACATGGCCAGAGCGCGAGCGCCGATACCAAGAGAGGGTGTCGGAGGCAAACTGA
- a CDS encoding c-type cytochrome, which produces MNKFTLAGAAVLAVVLGAYAVTRSSEQTAPVQEITSPEDGAPMVASTHPDMLSPEGTMGKRAFDAVCADCHGENAAGKMGIAPPLIHRIYEPSHHGDTAFQMAAANGVRAHHWKFGDMPPQPEVTRADVTSIIAYIREVQRANGIN; this is translated from the coding sequence ATGAACAAATTCACCCTCGCCGGGGCCGCGGTTCTTGCCGTGGTGCTTGGTGCCTATGCTGTCACCCGCTCTTCCGAGCAAACCGCCCCCGTGCAGGAAATCACGTCGCCGGAGGATGGCGCGCCCATGGTGGCCTCCACGCATCCCGATATGCTTTCGCCCGAGGGGACGATGGGGAAGCGGGCCTTCGATGCGGTCTGCGCTGATTGCCATGGCGAAAATGCCGCCGGAAAAATGGGGATCGCCCCGCCGCTGATCCACAGGATCTACGAGCCGTCGCATCATGGCGACACGGCCTTCCAGATGGCGGCTGCGAACGGCGTACGCGCGCACCATTGGAAATTCGGAGACATGCCGCCGCAACCCGAGGTGACCCGTGCGGATGTAACGTCAATCATCGCCTACATCCGCGAAGTGCAGCGCGCCAACGGGATCAACTGA
- a CDS encoding c-type cytochrome, producing the protein MKGMVAFAATLASWAQAVATEEGVDGAALYQQNCASCHGAELEGQPDWRSPGPDGRLPAPPHDATGHTWHHGDDILFRITRDGTAAVVGGGFESDMPGFGDSLGDAKIRAILDYIKSTWPERERAYQRERTQQE; encoded by the coding sequence ATGAAGGGTATGGTCGCATTTGCAGCAACTCTTGCAAGCTGGGCGCAGGCCGTCGCGACTGAGGAAGGCGTAGATGGCGCAGCTCTGTATCAGCAAAACTGCGCATCCTGCCACGGGGCCGAGCTTGAGGGGCAACCGGACTGGCGCAGTCCCGGTCCCGACGGGCGCCTGCCTGCACCGCCGCATGATGCCACTGGCCACACCTGGCATCACGGCGATGACATCCTGTTCCGCATCACGCGGGACGGGACGGCCGCGGTGGTCGGCGGGGGCTTTGAGAGTGACATGCCCGGCTTTGGCGACAGCTTGGGGGATGCGAAAATTCGAGCGATCCTCGACTACATCAAATCCACCTGGCCCGAGCGCGAACGTGCCTATCAACGTGAAAGAACCCAGCAGGAATAG